Proteins from one Methanococcus maripaludis C5 genomic window:
- the aspS gene encoding aspartate--tRNA(Asn) ligase produces MYLIADWRRTHYSEEVIPEMDGQEVILMGWVHSIRALGKLAFVILRDREGTIQAVVPKQKVDEETFAIAKKLGKEDIIAIRGKVVANEKAPKGFEVIPIEIRVLNKADAPLPLDPSEKVAAEIDTRLDKRFLDIRRPKIQAIFKIRSEMLRSIRKTFADGGFVEVNTPKLVASATEGGTELFPISYFEKEAFLGQSPQLYKQMMMAGGFDKVFEIAQIFRAEEHNTRRHLNEAISIDTEMSFVNEKDAMAMLEKVVYNCYADIEYNRPQEIELLELNWEIPEKTFDKITYTEAIDIANAKGVEIEWGEDLSRAAERAVGDEMGGLYFITEWPTQTRPFYTLPHKHDNKVCKAFDLMYKELEISSGAQRVHKYDLLVENISNMGMNPDSFETYLEAFKFGMPPHAGWGLGADRFAMVLTAQDNIRECVLFPRDRQRLTP; encoded by the coding sequence GTGTATTTAATAGCAGATTGGAGAAGAACTCACTACTCAGAAGAAGTAATTCCTGAAATGGACGGTCAGGAAGTTATTTTGATGGGTTGGGTTCACTCAATAAGGGCGTTAGGAAAACTCGCATTTGTAATTTTGAGAGACAGGGAAGGAACAATTCAAGCAGTAGTTCCAAAACAGAAAGTTGACGAAGAAACATTTGCAATCGCAAAAAAATTGGGAAAAGAAGACATAATTGCAATTAGGGGAAAAGTAGTTGCAAACGAAAAAGCTCCAAAAGGATTTGAAGTAATTCCTATAGAAATAAGAGTTCTTAACAAAGCTGATGCACCGCTTCCACTTGATCCTTCAGAAAAAGTTGCTGCAGAAATCGATACAAGACTCGACAAAAGGTTTTTAGATATCAGAAGACCAAAAATTCAGGCAATATTTAAAATAAGATCTGAAATGTTAAGGTCAATTAGAAAAACATTTGCAGACGGCGGATTTGTTGAGGTAAACACTCCAAAATTGGTTGCAAGTGCAACAGAAGGTGGAACTGAATTATTCCCTATTTCATACTTTGAAAAAGAAGCATTTTTAGGTCAAAGCCCACAGCTTTACAAACAGATGATGATGGCTGGTGGATTCGACAAAGTGTTCGAAATTGCACAGATTTTCAGGGCAGAGGAACACAACACGAGAAGACACTTAAACGAAGCAATTTCAATCGATACAGAAATGTCATTTGTAAACGAAAAAGATGCTATGGCAATGCTTGAAAAAGTAGTTTACAATTGTTACGCAGATATCGAATACAACAGACCTCAAGAAATTGAACTTTTAGAATTAAACTGGGAAATTCCTGAAAAAACATTCGATAAAATAACTTACACCGAAGCAATCGATATTGCAAATGCAAAAGGCGTAGAAATTGAATGGGGAGAAGATTTATCAAGAGCTGCTGAAAGAGCAGTTGGTGACGAAATGGGCGGCCTTTACTTTATTACTGAATGGCCAACACAGACAAGACCATTTTACACCCTTCCACACAAACACGACAATAAAGTTTGTAAAGCATTTGACTTGATGTACAAAGAACTTGAAATATCATCAGGAGCTCAAAGAGTTCACAAATACGACCTTTTAGTTGAAAACATCTCAAACATGGGCATGAATCCAGATTCATTTGAGACTTACCTTGAAGCATTCAAATTTGGAATGCCTCCACACGCAGGATGGGGACTTGGTGCTGACAGGTTTGCAATGGTTTTAACCGCACAGGATAACATCAGAGAATGTGTGTTATTCCCAAGAGACAGGCAAAGATTAACTCCATAA
- a CDS encoding metal-sulfur cluster assembly factor: protein MVSKDDVLNALKQVADPHMGISIVEMGLISDVEVGDEGVVSFTLTPTNPGCMSVIHMAGGAKQVVADLEGVKKVNVTVKGHMMEEDINKILSDEPIEKQ, encoded by the coding sequence ATGGTTTCTAAAGATGATGTATTGAACGCATTAAAACAGGTAGCAGATCCGCACATGGGAATCAGCATTGTTGAGATGGGACTCATATCCGATGTGGAAGTTGGGGATGAAGGTGTAGTTTCATTCACACTTACACCTACAAACCCAGGCTGTATGAGCGTAATTCACATGGCTGGTGGCGCAAAACAGGTTGTAGCTGATCTTGAAGGCGTTAAAAAAGTTAACGTGACAGTCAAAGGACACATGATGGAAGAAGACATAAACAAAATTTTAAGCGATGAACCCATCGAAAAACAATAA
- the hisS gene encoding histidine--tRNA ligase: MLMFQKPKGTRDFLPEEMKKRKVIEKKLRKVFDSYNFSEINTPTFESFELLSKKTGDEIRTQLFVFKDHGNREMGLRPELTSSVARFYINEFKNTPKPVKLYYFTNCFRYENPQAGRYREFWQMGSELIGSKKPIADAEVINMAIDGLKEINMDFEINIGHLGVLKGVFEKYDLSDDEGTEIRRLIDKEDMEGLKTVLSRIESEKNIEISKKVFEVLELKGGREVISKLKEKLAEFESSVEALENLDSILEFVPHEYIINFGIARGLDYYTGMVFEIYGKREGARQVCGGGRYDNLIELFEGEPSPAVGFAYGFDRIMLNIDDFQVEEEAIFVVPVKSSDMLLNECFKIAKTLRDAGKSVELDLMGRKLNKALNYANNKGIKKVLIVGENDISEGKVALKNMETGEQSLIELNDILTI; this comes from the coding sequence ATGTTGATGTTTCAAAAACCTAAAGGTACACGGGATTTTTTACCTGAAGAAATGAAAAAAAGGAAAGTAATCGAAAAAAAACTTAGAAAAGTTTTTGACAGTTATAATTTTTCCGAAATAAACACGCCTACATTTGAAAGCTTTGAGTTGCTCTCTAAAAAAACAGGTGACGAAATTAGAACACAGCTTTTTGTTTTCAAGGACCATGGAAATAGGGAAATGGGTTTAAGGCCTGAACTGACCTCTTCAGTTGCAAGGTTCTACATAAACGAATTTAAGAATACTCCAAAACCGGTAAAACTTTACTACTTTACAAACTGTTTTAGGTATGAAAATCCTCAAGCTGGAAGGTACAGGGAATTTTGGCAGATGGGATCCGAATTAATTGGAAGTAAAAAGCCTATTGCTGATGCAGAAGTTATAAACATGGCAATAGACGGTTTAAAAGAAATCAACATGGATTTCGAAATAAATATTGGACACCTCGGTGTTTTAAAAGGTGTTTTTGAAAAATACGATCTTTCAGACGACGAAGGAACTGAAATAAGACGTCTTATTGATAAAGAAGATATGGAAGGATTAAAAACAGTTTTAAGCAGAATAGAATCCGAAAAGAACATTGAAATTTCGAAAAAAGTATTTGAAGTTTTAGAATTAAAAGGCGGAAGGGAAGTAATTTCCAAATTAAAAGAAAAATTAGCTGAATTTGAAAGTTCAGTGGAAGCTTTAGAAAATCTTGACAGCATTCTTGAATTTGTGCCTCATGAATACATTATTAACTTTGGAATTGCAAGGGGACTTGACTACTACACAGGAATGGTCTTTGAAATTTACGGAAAAAGAGAAGGTGCAAGACAGGTATGTGGTGGTGGAAGGTATGATAATTTAATCGAGCTCTTCGAAGGTGAGCCAAGCCCTGCTGTTGGATTTGCATATGGTTTTGACAGGATTATGTTAAATATTGATGATTTTCAAGTTGAAGAAGAAGCAATATTTGTAGTTCCTGTTAAAAGTAGCGATATGTTGCTTAATGAATGTTTTAAAATTGCAAAAACATTAAGAGACGCTGGAAAATCCGTAGAATTAGATTTAATGGGCAGAAAATTAAATAAGGCACTTAACTATGCAAACAACAAAGGCATCAAAAAAGTACTGATTGTCGGTGAAAATGACATTTCGGAAGGAAAAGTTGCTTTGAAAAATATGGAAACCGGAGAACAGTCATTAATTGAGTTAAATGATATTTTAACTATCTAA
- the albA gene encoding DNA-binding protein Alba, which yields MDNTVYVGNKGVMNYVLAVITQFNSENADEVIIKARGKAISRAVDVEEMVRKRFMSEIKIKEINLGTDHVQSEDGKSINVSTIEIILTK from the coding sequence ATGGATAATACGGTGTACGTTGGAAACAAAGGCGTGATGAACTACGTCCTTGCAGTGATTACTCAATTTAACTCCGAAAATGCTGATGAAGTCATTATAAAAGCCAGAGGCAAGGCAATCAGCAGGGCTGTTGACGTTGAAGAAATGGTTAGAAAAAGATTCATGTCAGAAATTAAGATTAAAGAAATAAATTTGGGAACTGACCATGTGCAGAGCGAAGATGGAAAATCCATAAACGTATCCACAATCGAAATAATTCTTACGAAATAA
- a CDS encoding serine/threonine protein kinase, with protein sequence MANLDLKMDIKGLNAISSTLFDWDILKKLSGYIVFTEYIGRGHRGVVFKAFSDKYVDENGNHIILAVKIPRLDTPKITIPHEGKILEKTNSFGVGPKVYEYSEAHMVMEYVDGEMLKDCIDDLTPEEVLFVIEETLRQCLRLDLHKIDHTEIQGGKHIMVSKKGIYIIDFDKAREHSPKNFTSAMSLLFGENYISKKIMHLLNLSEEKIILFRKYAKNYKTLFKN encoded by the coding sequence ATGGCCAATTTAGATTTAAAAATGGATATTAAAGGACTTAACGCTATTTCTTCAACGCTTTTTGACTGGGACATCCTAAAAAAACTTTCAGGATATATCGTTTTTACTGAATATATTGGAAGAGGACACAGGGGGGTAGTTTTTAAAGCATTTAGCGATAAATATGTTGATGAAAATGGAAATCATATTATTTTAGCAGTAAAAATTCCAAGACTCGATACTCCAAAAATCACGATTCCACACGAGGGAAAAATTTTAGAAAAAACCAATTCATTTGGAGTTGGCCCAAAAGTTTACGAGTACTCTGAAGCCCATATGGTGATGGAATACGTTGATGGGGAAATGTTAAAAGACTGTATTGATGATTTGACTCCAGAAGAAGTTTTATTTGTAATCGAAGAAACTTTAAGGCAGTGTTTGCGTTTAGATCTTCATAAAATTGATCACACTGAAATTCAGGGTGGAAAGCACATAATGGTTTCAAAAAAAGGAATTTATATTATAGATTTCGATAAGGCGCGTGAACACAGCCCTAAAAACTTTACAAGCGCAATGTCTTTATTATTCGGGGAAAACTATATATCAAAGAAAATAATGCATTTATTAAACCTTTCAGAAGAAAAGATTATATTATTTAGAAAATATGCAAAAAATTATAAAACATTGTTTAAAAACTAA
- a CDS encoding proteasome assembly chaperone family protein: MVKIIENELIDAEPLKDAVLIEGLPGIGHVGRVAAEHIVEEFNGEKVLELYCDDFPPQIVVKDDGTIEFMKNEFYLVKEPVPMVIVLGNTQALSPKGQYVLSERIVDIAMKYGAKKTYTLGGFGIGKISDDLKVFVASTSKEISEEHKELGAEFRTDGGSIIGAAGLMLKFSKLKGIEGICLMGETPGYLVDPKSAGNVLEILAKAIGFEIDMKKLDERAKEMEKFLEKVQMQEQGMQAPQNHDDLSYIG; the protein is encoded by the coding sequence ATGGTAAAAATTATTGAGAATGAATTAATCGATGCAGAACCTTTAAAAGATGCGGTTTTAATCGAAGGACTTCCTGGAATCGGGCACGTTGGAAGGGTAGCCGCAGAACACATTGTTGAAGAATTCAACGGTGAAAAAGTTCTCGAACTTTATTGCGACGATTTTCCACCACAAATCGTTGTAAAAGACGATGGAACAATTGAATTCATGAAAAACGAATTCTATCTTGTAAAAGAACCAGTTCCAATGGTAATCGTTCTTGGAAATACCCAAGCATTATCTCCAAAAGGGCAGTACGTTCTTTCAGAAAGAATTGTGGATATTGCAATGAAATATGGGGCTAAAAAAACATACACGCTTGGCGGATTTGGAATTGGAAAAATTTCAGACGATTTAAAAGTGTTTGTAGCTTCAACTTCAAAAGAAATTTCTGAAGAACATAAAGAACTTGGTGCAGAATTTAGAACTGATGGCGGAAGCATAATTGGTGCAGCAGGTTTAATGCTTAAATTTTCAAAATTAAAAGGAATTGAAGGAATTTGTTTAATGGGTGAAACTCCAGGTTATTTGGTTGACCCAAAATCTGCTGGAAATGTGCTTGAAATACTTGCAAAAGCAATCGGGTTTGAAATCGACATGAAAAAACTCGATGAAAGAGCAAAAGAAATGGAAAAATTCTTAGAAAAAGTGCAAATGCAGGAGCAAGGAATGCAAGCTCCACAAAATCACGATGATTTAAGCTACATCGGATAA